In Malus sylvestris chromosome 2, drMalSylv7.2, whole genome shotgun sequence, the genomic stretch gaggctaagctcatccccttccccttagtgtaaaaagtatcgtttgttcaaaaaaaaaaaaacatacttgATAAACCGAGTCGTGCTTCGGCACATTGAAACTCTCTCCATAGCCAGatacttcaaatttttttaaggctcaattttttttttcttggtcaaAACTAGAAAATCAAGATCTAACAGTTAAACTGAACAAAACCagaaaaatcaagatttaatgGTTGAGAAATTCGATCGGAAGCACCATAGAACTGATCTGGGTCGAGCCAAGTTAGTAAAGTACTAGTAAATTAGAGTAATTTAGTTTGTCAAATTATTTAGGAAAAAATTGTTTGTTGCCGACTGCCATCATGATACCTTAGTGACATTTAGGAGGCAGATTGTTTGCGCTCCTGTTTGGATATCCTTCCTATCCTTCCTATTttatgcggtcacggttaagtcatgtcaatattttatattaatttttttatagagataataagattaaaaacaataagaatataaaaaattaacgtAATTTAACCATGATCGCACAAATAATAAGAGATGAAAAGGATATCAAACAGGAGGACGGACAATCTACCTCCGACATTTTATGGAGGAGAATCCTTGGCTCCGTCTGCGTAAAGaaaattacttaaattaaacatcgAAAAGAGTAATTCGGAATCATTCTCTTTCAGACAAATCACAGCTTTGCGTAAAGAGTAAGGAAATGCGTGCGAGTTCCAGGTAAGGAATTGTTCCAAGAATGCTTCAGTATCAAGTTATCAACTTTTAACCCAGAAAAACATTATCATCCAAACTTTTTTAAcccaaataaatatataaataaaacatCCATCATCTGCAAGGAATTTGCCACACGAATGTAAAGTCGTACATATCGGAATCGAATCAAACCAAACCGTTCTTTCGCGGCATTCGCAACGCAGTGCTTAGCTGATTTGAATCAAACACAATCACATAACATCAAGGTTAACAACCTAGACTTAGAACACTAGGGAATACATATGAAACCTACGAGATTACAGCATCTCTAGATGCCACCATTTTGTTAGAAGCACGAAGGGTGGAATGTCAAGTGAGAAAAGCCAAGGATGAATTGCCTAACCGGTGAGAACATGACGGTCTTGTTTGCGCTGACCTCTCACCGGACAACAGAAGCACAGTGCTGGTTTCCAGCACGCATAAACCCGCCAGGGAACTGCATTGCTCCACTCATGTGGGGAGGGATGCCTGAGAATCTGCGATCTGGTTGCTGAAAGTTGTCATTGGTGTTGGAAACGCTAGTCATGTCTGGGTGGAATGCAACACTAGGGAGGAAATCACTGCTTCCCGAGTGATTACTTTCTGTGCCCCCTGTATCTTTCTGATGTGAGCTGATGGAGTCCGAAACATGGTGGGTGTTACTGGAGGGGTTCTGGTCTGACTGCCGTTTTGTGCTGAGAAAACGTCCACCAGTGCCCCTTACCCTATTCACGGCATGAAGATGGCGAGACTCATGGAGATATGGCTGCATTGATTTAAAAGTGACATCAAAACGTGGGTTAAGGCACGGTTTGGATGGATGAGGTATCATTTGTTACACAACCGCTGATTCTCTTCCATTGACAAGGTCAGGATGAGTAACATGAGATTCTGGTCCCCAAATTAAGAACACGTACTTCCATATAGAACCAAATGCAGCAAAGGAATCAAAATGATTTATAACTCGGTAGACATACATACCTTTCGAGCTTTGAGAAGTTTGTTACGAGCCTCCAACTTTGCACGGGACTGTCTCCTTCTGAGGATTCCGTGGTATTGTTTTGCATTGACGTAGATGGGTCCGTCTTGTGCCAGATCGGGAGGCAATGGAACTCGTGTAGGTGCCATCCCAAGCATATGGGACTGAATTaagttgaattccacttataaGCTCATAAAAGGTAGTGACAATcacaaaaaataatgaaaaactaATAAGTATAATCTGGACGATGGCACTCAAACCACAATAAAATTGGATTTCTCCAATCAGATGTACATCGTAAGCGTTAAAACCACCGTCATTTCTTTCGACAAAATACGGTCAGAGAATATAAACGGACACCTTTTGGCAAATTAACAATGTCCATTTAATGTAATTGTTTTCAGATATAACTGAGTGGGGAAGCATTGTAACTACAAATCAACGGAAAATGAAAACAAAGTTCAATAAAAACTAACCATCGCCTGTGGTCCATATGCAGTCAAGAAACCGCTGAAGTAAGGGTCGACATAAGGATACGGTACACAACCCTGGAAGAAAGAGACAAATTAACAACCACCTAACAGGTTAAATTCTGGGTATAACAGCTCAACCTACCATTAAATTTCCGTGACTAACTTGAGAAGGATTCAGCATGAAATCTTGATTACTCTGCAAGAAAACTGGCTTCATGTTGCCTTCAGCATCCTTACCACATGTTTGAACTTCGCCTGCGTTCAAGGGCAAGAAACAGAAAAGAACTAAGTACACGAAAGGGGAACACAGAATGATATATAGCTACTACGCATGAACATAGACCATGTATCAtacgaaaaaaataataaagattTTATATGACAACTGTCACGTAGCATTCTCTTCTTATAAACGTAACTTTTACAATAAGATCATAAACCAGGAGTCTGTATACCAGAATCTGATGAGTTGCATTGATCTTGAGAGTGACCGATTGATTGGGTTATGGATGATGATCCCTGGTCTGTTTGTAGTTGGAGTCCTAAATGCTTTGAGCCATGATGAACCTGTGGCGGAAATTTCACTTTGAAGCTTACATCTTTGGATAAAGGTTGTGGAACTTGTTGTTCACTTGGATTCCACGACATGGAATTTGTATAAAGGGGCATTGCCACAGAACTCTGGTTGAAAATGTTCTTATCCAACTTTTGAGTTGTTGGTATATATAATTCTATCGTCGAGTCCTGAAACACATGCAAAATCGGAAAGATCCTTAATGAGGATGTAAGTACAACCTCACACTCACAGATTATCAACAACAACTaaatacacatacacacataacGGCTATGTATGCAAGCATACAATCGCGTTCTTCATTACAACACCCCATCAATCACACCAATATCGCAAACAAAACAACATAAGAAAACTCACCGACGAACTGGAACTACCCAACGGATTATTCTATCCTAACCACATATTCAACACATATCAAATGATATCTTCTCTTAATATATTATTTTCGCCGGGCAGAATCCACGGCATCTCTCCTATTTCGAACCAGATGTACATcggaaaacaaaacatttacggCAAGCAAGTTGGTGTTCCTGTTTCTACCATTTAAACGAAAAATCAGACTCCAAAAGCTCAGAACACGCTAAGAACACCAAGAAGTGGTTTTTCcgagtttatatatatattttttttctttttttttttgagaagaaacaatTTTTCCAAGTTTATATAGATTGCATTTAATATCTCAATTACCATGGAAGGAAAAAAGAAGGTTTAGAAAACCAGATCCAAAATGTCAGTAAATACTACAGAGAAATTTACATGCACTTGCAGCATCAGTATGCAACAAATTAGACCAACAAAAACAGATCAATGAGAGATTAATCCGGAAAATTAGTAAAAAGACATgagattaataataaaaaaggaaaataaataaaatttaaataaaaacagaaaatatggAGTAAAATGTACAAAAATGGAAATAAGAACATACCCAAAACAGGTATAAACCAGAAACTGATAAAGGAGACAACTTTTCTACTTTCCCATCTTCAGAAGCACctgaaaacaaaatcaaaagatCTCAAAATCCACATGCAATTAGTAAATAGCAAATAGAAAGCAACCCACTTGGATTCTACAcccataataaaataaattagcagaaaaataaaacccataaatggaaaaagaaaatagaaaggcaagagagaaaatgagcaataggagagagagagagagagagagagagggagagagacctTTGGGATCTGGTAAGGGATGAATAAGTGAAGAATATAGGTGTAGGGAAGAACTTGGACATGTCTCCTTTCCCCCAACTCTGTCTAAATAAaagcactctctctctctctctcccccctcttcttcctcctcaaagTCTcggtctttctctctcctcactctctctctctcttcactatATTTTCCTTCTTGGGCTTTGCTGCTATGACAacacaacacacaaaaaaaaaaatcataaattccTACTTGAAAGCACTTGCCACCtacctccctccctctcccctctcactctctctctctctctctctctctctctctctccctctctctctctctcctctatatttttcttgtatttttcaaGCTTTCGTCTTTATCTTCATCCTCCTTTGGTGGTGGCCCCACTCGCACgcccaaacgcacccttaacgCTTGGCTGCATTCACGTTCCTTATCTCAGCCGCCCTTCACTGTTTTCCTCACTTGTTTCCCACGCCCGCATTTCTCACGCGCCGCCACAAATGCAAGCACATTATTCTGTGTTACGCTTCCATCTGGCTGGAAAATGTATTCCGTCCACCGTGCGGCGAGTGAGCTTCTCTGCGTGAtgattcaactggagaaattatTAAGagattttaacgaaaaactctcggtactgtttattttaacaaaaaattatatttttatactaaaaagtcaatgttaatactattcactctaccttttatttaaaactcaaagttctttttcattagtttttttaattatatatatattgttttttttattaatttctttcaaaatttgaaaaatataagAAAGTATTCTATGGCCAATTAAGATAACTCCAAAGGAAAAGACACATCAACCTAAGACGTCATTAGGACGaggtttaatattttttaacctAAGACACATCATTCTATCACCTAATTCTATAAAAACCACACTAAAAGCCTCAAACGTTTTCTTCAAATGGAAGGGAAAATTGTATTCTCGATGATGACGGGATGGAAAAGTTCGCGTTCGGGTTGTAACGTGTTAGAATTTGTGCTTCTTTCTTGACTTTTTTTacttgctcttttttttttttttttttttttaacaataggAAGAGAATACCAACAAACCTCAAATAGAAACGAAACGGGTATAACTAAATCTTAATCACGTCCAAATGTCAAAACGACTATAATTATCAGAGTGTAATATTTTGTGCACCAATAAACGGCTCAAATCATCGCGAAGAAGTTGGGTCTGATATGATGAAGATGATATTTTGTGCAGGATTGGACGCCTCAAGTCCTCGCCTCATCATCAGAGAGTGCAAACGTTGCCAACTCTTGAAAATTACGCAAAAGGGCGCTTTCTTGTCGGATATTTCGAGCACAAATGCAACATCACTGTTGCAAACAACACGAAAGGAATACTTGATCCATCTCCATTTCATCGTTATTAAGCGTTTTGATGCATAGTAGTTTCTCATTCTCGCTCGCTCCAGATCTTTTTGTCATAGTCTCGAATCACCCGTGGCTCCATAAACTCCTCGTTCCATATCTTTTCTTACAAGCATTGAATAACATTATTTAACTTTTAGTTAAAGAACTATAGCTACAATTCAGTCATAGTTTAAAAACCATGTCTAcaatgagaaatgctaaggagactcttttAAAGTGTGATTCATCGTGGACTTTCCATCATCtcatgtttttggcacaatTCTCGAACCaactttataaaatattatgccaAAAACATGAGATGAGAGATAGTTCATCAAGAGTTCTGTTTTTAAGAGATCCTTGAGCATTTCTCTAGCTACAATCTACTCCTTGTTTTGCTAATCCTTGTTGGGTTATTATTCTTTTCCTACAAGCATCAACGGGTTTTCAACTTTCTGTTTCCAATGTATTTCCTAGTTTGATTGGAAAACTTGCAAGAAAAGAAATAGCGTTTGATTAATTTTACTGCTTCCACATGGGGAATTACTAGATTGTAAAATTACGATTTGTCTCCTACAGGGGTGGCAAATTCTAATTAGCAATGAGACATGCCATATTGAATCGAATAAAATTAATGACTAGTTATTCAGAAATATTACTCTTACCACATATTTGTACCATCTTTCTAATAGAGATAAGATCTACATGTGTTGGTGGACCTTAACCTCCATTAAAGAGATGTACAAATAATGATACGAATATGTGGTAAGTGTAACATTACTCTTTAGTTTGGTTGAAGATTAACTATACTTGTCAAGTGATTAAGCTAAACTAAATTGTTTGGATTCATTTGGTTTGAGGTAGAATTAAATGTCTCttgaaaaaataagaaataaaactcAAATATCATCAATATCACCTCTGAAATAGGCACtcaatctttttttattttattttatcaagtGTAAAATTCATTACCAAAACAACAAACATTACAAACAAAGGCCTATCTACAAAACAAACAACACTAACAGATGGAC encodes the following:
- the LOC126606449 gene encoding nuclear transcription factor Y subunit A-5-like is translated as MPLYTNSMSWNPSEQQVPQPLSKDVSFKVKFPPQVHHGSKHLGLQLQTDQGSSSITQSIGHSQDQCNSSDSGEVQTCGKDAEGNMKPVFLQSNQDFMLNPSQVSHGNLMGCVPYPYVDPYFSGFLTAYGPQAMSHMLGMAPTRVPLPPDLAQDGPIYVNAKQYHGILRRRQSRAKLEARNKLLKARKPYLHESRHLHAVNRVRGTGGRFLSTKRQSDQNPSSNTHHVSDSISSHQKDTGGTESNHSGSSDFLPSVAFHPDMTSVSNTNDNFQQPDRRFSGIPPHMSGAMQFPGGFMRAGNQHCASVVR